TATTAGTTGAGATCGTATCTCTGCACACCTCCAACGCTGCAATGTCAACCAACGCTTGTGCCATGAACACAGCCCTAGCGTTTCTAAAGAGGCATTCCACCCTCTGCATGGGTTGGACCCGCCAAAAATAGCATCACCACGCCTACTTGCTGGTTCTTTAAAATCAGGCCACTAAATGAGGCCACTTTAAAGATAAATAGTCCTTTGCAGTCATGAACGATCAGTATGAGTTTTGGGGGGAAATCCCAGTTAACTCTCAACCACAGCCTCTAACAGCAAATGACAGGATTTTCCATCTATCTCTGATCTCCAAAACCTTCTTACCAAACACACAATTTAACTCTTAGATCAACGGTCTTTACCCAGAAACAAGGTTATTCCAGGTAAAAAGGGGTTACCTCACAATTTGACATCTCATTCCTTTCCTATTCCTTAGCCACCCATTCTTATCAATACCATTTTAGGGaaatcagatttgtttttaaaagctatttatctttaatgtatttatctttCATGTgtattattattaccattattattattattatccttgcTCAGAATGCAACAAACAGCTTACAAAGGCACACATCCTCATTAATCTTTCAAACCACCAGAGTTCTTCAACTCCCTCACATATTTTCAAAGGGCATTTCTGTAAAGCCTCATCATTACGATACTAAAACAGTGCTGGGGATGTACACGGGCTGTCGAGATGCCTGTTTTTACACAGCATCTCAGTATGCCTCAATTCTGAGGTTTTCTTGTGCTGCGTCAGATCTGATCAGTAAGAAGCAATTTTAAAGCGTGTACTGATCGTACAGCTTTTTGCCACAAACTaaatttaagttatttttaaatgcaaatggcATATAAACAAAGTTTTTCACTCAGGGATTTTAGCTGGTCAACAATTAGTCAAGTAAACCTCTGGGTAAAGTCCCTTCTATGAAAGTCAGTAATGCGTAACTTcaggggggaggcgggagggttGTTTCTAATTACTGTCTTTGAACAGACTAATtgtaaaaggattaaaaatagatGCTTTCACATCCCATAAAACAGTAGGCAGCAAATCAAGACCAGCGtacaaacagggtttttttttaagcacttgaaAAAACCTTCCCCTCCCACAAAAGAGACTCACGTAATCACTCTTGAAAACAATGTGCAAGGGTAAACTTTTGCAGTCAAGCCATCCTGCTAATGCCCTTAACTGCTCAGAGGATCCAAGAAGCTTCCGATATGTAAGTACAGAAAAGAActaacttaaaaaaattttttttttcactgaacaacagcaaaaaattccagaaagattttttttttttttgcattatacTGAGTAATTTCATGTGGTAGGAAGGATAAATGATCTTTGGATGGGAGAGACAAGGGTCGTGGAAGAAATTCTGTGATATTTTGTGTTCACATATTAATATGCTGccagttaatttttatttaaaggatttGTTGACCCACAGCATCAACAAGTTATTTCAAGTCCTTTCTTATAATACAGCCTTTTGACAACCATTTGATACTGCATTAGCTTAGACAATTTTTTTAGCAATAGTAATTTAATTTATACTAATGCAGAAATAACTACTGTACAAGTAGTAAGGGAAGCACTGCAGTTCTTAAGTCATTCACTGAACCTTGCAGAACACTTTAATAGTAGGAGAGAGCCTTAAAACAAATCCGTACTATGGTCATGAATACATAGCTTGCTCTATCACATGTGCTCCTCGTCTATGAAACAGCCTTTATTATCAGCTCAAGAACTCCTCAGTCACTCTTCTCACATCTAAATATTGCAACAGAACATTTTAAGAATTCAAAGTTTTATGAGTTAATTCCTCTTTCACCTTCTACACGCATTTCTTTCAAAGATTTTAGAAGGAATTCTTTTTCTCAATCGCAATCACCAAACATCTTTCTCCTTATTACTGATCTTCATGTCACAAAGCTAAAGAAATACTACAAATGATATGATTTTTACACATCTTCCCAATTTAAAAGTCTCCATTTTTCCTATTATACTGGCAAAACAAGATAGACTGTTCAACAGACAATAACTCAGCTAtcatttatcttaaaaaatagaGACGGCATGCTTGCCTTTGAGCACAGAATACAAGAGGTCTGTCTAACATTTTCATGGCTCCTCCTGAAgagacaaggaaaatgaaaacttaCCTGGCGATTAGCCTTTAAGAGCTCAAATCTCATCCCTTCCTGTTTGAAAGATTGAGGAGTATGTATACATGTAATGAATAGTAAGTTTAAGCTAGAGTTCTGAAGTTGTAATTCCTAAAATTAAAGGCTGTACCTGTACAGGTTCCATATCacccaggggggaaaaaaaaatcatatagaaggtaTGTTTGTTTTCTAGTACTAAAATACAAATTGTTATTTGaccccttttttcttctccttgcagGAATGTAATTGTCAGTGgctcaggtttttattttgttaatttgctATATTTTAGGCTCTCTCCTTTTTACGTTTAGTATACTTAGGCAAGTAAACTGAAGGGAGGTTAATCATCTCAGCATCAGCACGGCTTTGCGCATTAACATGCATCTTCGGCAGAGCTGATTTATGTTAGACTTATGTTAGATACTTTTCATTGGATGGATCACATTTGGAAAGAGAGATCCAACAGATAAGAGCGAGACATGTACACTTCAAAttacttccacttttttttttaacaagttatgCAGCATTTCAACTCAActtctttatttcccttttgcttACTGTAGCGTCTATTATTTTTGAGCACCAAATATAACTGTCATAGAACTTTGCAAAATCTATAGTAATAGATAAAAGCGGGACCATAAAGATCCCACAGTGTGTGCATCTGCAAACTCTGTTAAGCACTTGAAGAATATTATAATTCTTCATAGTCATCATTAAGACAATTGCATTCATGAAATGCATACTTGGGGTTCTCTGACGTGTGGCTTACAAGTTTGGCTTTAGTACTCCAACAGATCTGGGTTTAGACCAAGGAAGAATAAAAGCACTAGCCTGGAAACTATCTCACCAAAATTAGCTGTGGGTTGCGACCTGAGGAGTCAGTCTTCACGTCATTAGGCATACTCGTTGTCATTTAGGACACAAAACtcaacagcttttgaaaaaacGTAAATTAACATAATGCACTAGAAGCGTATGAGTGTTAAAAGTATTAGAAAGAAACAGGAAGCTTTAGGACACGCCTGTCTCTTGCCTCAGCTTTCATTAAACCACGTGTAGTTCCCAAGCTGCCAATGCATACACCTAGATATATGTACCTTAGGCATACGTTCTTTCTATATTAACAAGGCGTTCTACTATGCAACTTAGCATGCACACTTTTTAACATATGTAACTTAATTGAATCAAGTCTTTTTCTCAAACAGAGAATACACTCTACAATGAAGATCACTTGTATGGTAAATTAGAAATTCAAACAGTAAATATGACTGGTCAACAGAAAATGATTAATTTTAGagattaaggaaaaaattaaatctacATAACCACAGCACTGCGTATTTCCCACCTTCTACTGTTTTTAAACTCTGTAAGACTTACCCAGCTTACACCTACAGAGGACTGTAAGCTCAGTAAATCCTCAGGTCAGGCATTGCAGAGGAAGAGAAGTCTCTTTCCCGACCATTCCTTTTAAATCATTTATACTCTTTAAGCATACATAAACAATGTTATTCCCCAATACTGTTTGTTAAAGAAATATTGTCCATCTCAAACTGACTAAACCATACTATGTATAGAGTCAGGAGAGATTTCTCTAATGCTCCGCCGTGTCTTTCTAAGAATTTAATTAGTATCCCTCTTAAATTAGCTACTGGACAGATGGACCAGGGATTCATCTCCAAAGAACGAAAATTATGAAGAGAAACAGACAAATCACACATTAGATTACAATACACAGTTAAAGCCTTCTACATGTTCCCTGTTCTGCTGAAAAGACAGATGGTGCTCCATCCAAAAGCAGAAGATGAGAACAAGAAGAAAACTCATTTAGCACAAGAGAGTGCTTTGTATTACTGCTTGCACATAATCCAAACCCATGTAATATAAGGTTGCAACGCTACAATTGCTGGCTCATGGCTTAAGTCCATGCTTGTTAATAGTTAAAGGTATGTCACGTTACGATACTACATACAAAGCTCATCATATATGAACATCTCTATGAACCAGGGCTTTGGATTACACAGTACTTCCAGACTGGAGCCACCATTCTGTTCATCAAACAGCTTTTGCAGTGGGAACTCCACTCGGAGCTGGGCTCTTCCATACTGCAGtataaatgtaaaacaaatgaataatgccAGTCAAACGTTTTCACAGAAGACCAATCTCCTGAAacaacttatttttcttctttgatgagATTACAGAATTGGCTTAGAAAGGCACCTGCACAGATTACAGACACGCTAGTTTTGTAAGCAGCTTGACACGGTactgtgattttttcccccatgtggATACTGTTGCTGTCAAACATCAGGAAAGCACACAGAATAGACTAAAGGCTGGCTAACTAACAAATCTCGTAAATAATTGgctaaagaaaaactttttttccattgGTGCTTGGAAAGCAAATACAATGCTAAGACTCGAAAATGGCAAGTGAGAGAACAATAAATAACAACCTGCAACTGGTTGCAAGCCTGAGcataatattaaaattaatttcaaactcTCCCAGGTGTAAGGTCCTCCCTTATGTAGGTAGAAGCACGAGAGCAATGGCCATGCCCCTAGACTGGAGATATCCTAGGACATAGTGAATCTGAGAAGTACTCCAGGATCACAGTGAACTAACTTCACAAGCTCCCAGGGCAATGCTACACAACTCTATCTTGGATGCCTAATCAACTGAGCAGAAAAAGCAGGGACATAGCGGTGAGTATGCTTCCACGTACACCGATAACAAGGGGAACCCCATCTCCTGTGTGGGACTAAGCTGGGGTTAGAACAGACGTCACAGGACTATTTTGCCTCGTGGTGAGACATTTGAGAAGTTCACCTTGCATTGCCAAAACCATGAGATTGTATAAAGGTGAAAGGCTCAACAAAACCAGCAattgcaaattaatttcagagaaatttaAATAAGTGACACCCACATTTTTTAACAGGGAGGTTGCTTGACCAAAACTACAGTACAAATGGCTAATTCGCATTCTCTTTAGTTCTCCAAATCAAGACCAAACAGAATTTTAGAAAATatgctttaaatgaaaagttaGTGGAATCCATACACAAATAACTAAAATAATAACATAACCTGGATTATACAGGAAGTCACATTAAATGAGTAAGTGGTCTGTGTCACTGAGTATCGTGTGTCTGCAGACTCAGAAAACATAAAAACCTGAACAGCCTTCTTTACACTACCGATACAAAGACAggaattttaaatacttcatgCCTTAAAATTTTGCATGTACCTCTATGCCAAAAAATTGTGGCAATGTTTTCTAGAATTATTAAATTGGTAAGgtaaattaattttatctttttttcaagtATATACTTCAAAACAGTATCATCAATAAACTCAGAAAGCCACTGGGGAGGGGTATTTAATCCAACAGCCTAGAAGAACAAACATTTTGGTAGTGATTCTAGAGGGTAGCTTCAAAGGTGCATCTGGATTTGGGACAGTAAATGGCCATGTTCTCATAAGGTATTCAAACACACAGCTCATTAAAATCAGTAAGAATCAAGTCCAGCTAGTCGGAGGTTTGCAGCAGTAAGAAGGTAACATTCTCCATATTTTGCTCCAAGaatgcaaaacacacaaaaagtatGCAAAATgggcctgcttttgttttttcagatACATTCAGAAGATGTCATatgctttttatatataataAGCTGATCACTACGGATTGCTGCCAAGAAATAAACAGCAACCTGACACAAagaataggattaaaaaaaaaagtcttgtcttACTTAATAGTCTAGACATCTTTtaggaagaaagttttttttttaaatgcagcccTGTTCAAGATTGACAAGAAAAGGTGAAATACCTGCTGAGGTGAATGGAGTTCATCCAACAACAGTAAGAGCTCAAATGTACAAAGAAGTTACCATAGCTCAGGTGATGTGCATTAAGTTGTCAGATGGTAGCAACTTTATCATCAACTTTTATCAACCAGGTACagtatctcatttttttttttaaatgaaatatagtCAGGTAATATAGCACCTAGACACCATGGTGACTGCTCAAAAATGCCCATATATACCTACATATAGAGAAAATACTAATACTCATCTAGAGTATTATAAAATGTGCTGCCTACATTAACAATGTTTTGGGGATAACAGAGGACCAAAAAACACTTTCCCCACCCAGGGCTGATTCCCACAGCAGGCAGAAGAGCCTGCTGACATCCTCTGTCAAGGAGCACAGCTTAGCTGACGTGCATGCTGCCCTGGAAGGCCCACGAGCTGTGGTCCTCTAGCTTTCTTCTCATCTGTTTGTGGCCAGTTTGTCCTGCCATAGAACTGCTCCCCATGTATATCCATGCCAGCACCATGGATAGATGCAAACTCTCTCTCAGCTAGGACTCCTTCTCAATATAGCCATGCTTTTATGCAAGGGTGAATATCCTATTTTGAGCAGCAACAAGTTCTAGGTTAATTTATTACATTAAAGATCCGACTTGATAGCACAAAATTAGGTAACCTGCATTTTATGAAATTCTActcttgaagtaaaaaaaaaaaaaaattcactgaaatcATGGAATTTTTCCTAAACCATAGTTAAATGTGTTTGTAAAATAGATATTCTACATTTCACAAGCATTTATAGAAAGACAAATGAATGGACATGACAATTATGCACATTATGTATGAACCAGAACTATTAAAACTttacagtgaaaataaattaatatgtagTTAATATGCTGCAGCTAGTTACTGCAATATAACTGTTTATCATAAATCTTAGATTATTCTTCCTTACATATGTTTAAAGAATTGATTCTACCTAAATTTCAAGGAAATGATGAGTAGAAGGTAGATGTCATGCTGGGAGGGTGAACAGTAATCAGAAGCATttaaacaagagaaacaaaacaaaatacctcACTGACTCTTATCCAGGTGCTTACACAAACCCACACCATTTTCTGCAAAAAGCAGTCTTACGTAAAACAAGAGCCATCCTACACGCTTCTATAAGGGAAAAGACAAAACAGGAGGAAAGTATACCAGAACTATCCTCAGGGTAATAACTACTGTATTAATCAATCATCAAACAGACTAATACCAAGATACTGTGAACGATGCAGAATTGACTAATACAAAATTACAGACATTCTTAAATCTGCACTACAGCTGGAGTTGCTATTTACCAGTTTAATTTCCTTATTCAACCACAAAACTCCCACTTCAGATTTGACTTCCAACCCTGAATGTAGTATTTCCACCTCTTGACACGTGGGACATACTTCACAGCTATCTAAGAATCAGAACGTTGTACATCTATCAGTCCGAAATCACTCACCTGTCTTTCCTACTGCCTGTGCAACACAGCAAACGTAGACTTAATATACTACCTCAATGCTAAATTTCTTCctttatgtattttaatacacATCATCCCTTATCCGCAGGTTTACTGTTTACAGAGAACCTTATGCACCCCTGCTAATCTAGCCAGAAGTCTGATCAGACTGGCTTATAATAAGAGTATGTGTTGCAGGTACATTCATTGTGAACAACCTGAAATAGGAAGGACAATCTCCTCAAAACATGAAAGAAGATACTAACATTTCAATGCTTTCACAAGTTAATAAAAGGATAATGAATACTTTCTAAAATGTGTAGCTTAAACCCCTTAAAACTGAGAGGTATTTTCCAGAAAGACTTTTTTAAGGTATAACAGGCTACAGTTGTTTGTAAATAATGTGTGTTGAAAGGCAGATCTTCAGAAATAACCTAGACATTTTAACTAAAGGTACCAGAGGGACTTAAAACTCAGGTTACAACAGCTTTTATCTCCAGATAGTATTCTGCATTAAAGTAGAAGCAATCTTGTTTTGACTGCTGTTTTAATCCATAAATGGTGCCTCTAAGAGGCTGCTCAAGGAGTAATGTTAGATGCCCCATCCTTTCTGACATTTATGCTTACACTATGCAACTGTCAGGTAACAACACATCTACGAAGTATTTTGCACGGAAAGCAATATCAACAGGATGGTCCCTTCCGTTTCTGAAATTCTGCTGgatcattttttatatttttaagtccCCCAAATCACTGCCACTTTGCAGCTCTTCCATGCTACTTCTGACTATATGGGTTAAACAATTTCTAAAATCTACTAAATTGACaacatgtaaaatatttcagctgggTTATCTCTCTTTTGCAGCACCACTAAAAAGTGACTACAGTAGTAGTCTTAAGAATTTATGTATGTAACAATATTTGAATTAGATTGCAAAAGCCAGTTCTTAAAAACAGTGTTAAACAAGCTGAATTATTATAATGCCAATATGATAAGAACCCTGGAAAAATTTAGTTTCTCTAAACAAGTTAAACCATCACAACATGAATTGTTAGAAACAAAAACTCCCTAAAAATTAACTGAAACACgtttaaaagatttttgtctGCTTGTCTGACCCCTGGGGACTTCATATGATCCTTCATCATGTTCTTCagacttctttttcccctcagattGCTTTAAACAGTCTCCCACCTCCTGACCATCTATAAACTTCACTTTCCAAATACATTACATCCCTGGTTATTATTTTGccgcatctgatttttttcagcagagaaggAATTGGGATCAAACCAGAAAAGTCAAAAAGAACCatctctttgtttgtttgttttcggATGGAGGCTTGAAAAGTATTTCACCATAGTGaagtttcatttcagttttttatAGTCTTGCTTTTTGCAACAGAGGTTGGCCATTGTTAGGCAGAAGTAGTTTATCTACATTTATTACAAAATGTTcccttttggtttttgtttcatgTTAGGTCCACTGAGCTTCCTGCAACCACAGTGGTTACAGAAATGGACACTTTCACAGCTTCTCAGACAAACAGTTCCACCTGCGACTTATATGAGCACAAAGAAACAGCACGGATACTACTGTCTGTCTTCTACAGCTCCATCTTAATTCTTGGGGTGCTTGGAAACACCATTGCCCTCACcgtcatttttaaaaacagaaagaagatcaACTCCACTACCCTCTATTCAACAAATCTCGTCTTCTCCGATCTCCTGTTCTGTATCGCCTTGCCTACAAGGATAGCCTACTACGCCCTGGGATTTCACTGGCCATTTGGAGAAGCATTATGTCGAATAACCGCTCTCTTGTTCTACATCAACACCTACGCAGGCGTAAACTTCATGACATGTTTGAGCATTGACAGGTTTTTCGCTGTTGTCCACCCCTTCCGATACAAGATCAGAAGGATTAAATATGCCAAGGGCATTTGTGTCTTTATCTGGTTTCTTGTATTTAGTCAAACCTTCCCTTTACTTATACAACCCAtgtcacaggaagaaaaagaaaggactaCGTGTATGGAATATCCAAACTTTGAAAAAATAGCACATCTACCATTTATACTTCTTGCTGCCTGTTTAGTAGGGTACCTTATTCCCCTGGGGATTATACTGTTTTGTTACTCTCAAATTAGCTGCAAACTTTTTCAAACGGCCAAGGAAAATCCACTGACTGAAAAATCGGGGATAAACAAAAAAGCCATCAATACAATCATATTTGTAATTATAGTGTTCATCATCTGCTTTACCCCTTATCATGTTGCAATCATACAACACATGATTAAGAAGCTTCAGAATGAACCCTcgtgcactgaaaagaaaattttccagaAGTCACTCCATTATACCGTGTTTCTGATGAATTTTAACTGCTGCCTAGATCCTTTCATCTATTTCTTTGCATGCAAAGGATACAAGAGAACTGTAATGAAAATACTGAGACGACAAGTCAGTGTATCAATTTCAAGCGCTGTCAGGTCACATCACGAAGAAAGCTCACGTGATGTGGGAGAAACACAAATGATGGTACTTGCAAAATCTTCCAATGGAAAGCTACCTGAAAAATGAAGTCTGTAGTACACTGCAGTGGAGCAAGCTTAAAAATCCAGGGTCCACCGTAAAAACTCTTAGTGCTCTCTGTACAGCAGCTTAAGTAAGATTCTGTTTCTCAGGATGTCAGGAAATCAAGGAGTGATGTTGGACTGAAAAAGAATTGTCACAGGAAAACTCAGCATTATAATTTCCTAGCTGTGTCATTTTGACTGAtgtcattattttttccaggaaatatGCGCCATTGTGAATGTTCGAATTCCATATGGCACATATATGTACCTGGATGTCATTAACTCAAGCAAAGACTCGATTCACAGTTTGGGTGTCTGAGAAAGGATCAAACACAAATAGCTTACAATTCAGACTGACTACAACCAGAACATCTGAAAACTGCAAGACCTCTAGCTGAGCTCGAATTACAGCAATGGTTTTGTTAGCCAAGTCACACAAGGAACGGAAATCAAACTTTGAGATAAAATGGACAATTTCTGTGCACGTTTGACTATCACAAGTGTTTAGTTTATAGCCCTTTGGAGGCGAAACTGCATTTTATAGTATTTGGAGCACGAATGTCTTATTGGACCATTCACATAGTTAACATTGTCAAATATAATAGATGAAAAGTTAATGAACTCTTTGGTTCTCCCAAACACTGAATATCTCCTGTATGTTAAATCACTCATCTTTGCAAGGTGTATTATCTCTTTACTCCTTTTCCTAAAGGAGAACTTTTCTTTCTAGTCTGTTTTATAAAGAGTCTCTACTCTGGTTgtata
This genomic interval from Calonectris borealis chromosome 1, bCalBor7.hap1.2, whole genome shotgun sequence contains the following:
- the LOC142075906 gene encoding G-protein coupled receptor 183-like isoform X1 codes for the protein MPLTAQRIQEASDMSTELPATTVVTEMDTFTASQTNSSTCDLYEHKETARILLSVFYSSILILGVLGNTIALTVIFKNRKKINSTTLYSTNLVFSDLLFCIALPTRIAYYALGFHWPFGEALCRITALLFYINTYAGVNFMTCLSIDRFFAVVHPFRYKIRRIKYAKGICVFIWFLVFSQTFPLLIQPMSQEEKERTTCMEYPNFEKIAHLPFILLAACLVGYLIPLGIILFCYSQISCKLFQTAKENPLTEKSGINKKAINTIIFVIIVFIICFTPYHVAIIQHMIKKLQNEPSCTEKKIFQKSLHYTVFLMNFNCCLDPFIYFFACKGYKRTVMKILRRQVSVSISSAVRSHHEESSRDVGETQMMVLAKSSNGKLPEK
- the LOC142075906 gene encoding G-protein coupled receptor 183-like isoform X2 yields the protein MDTFTASQTNSSTCDLYEHKETARILLSVFYSSILILGVLGNTIALTVIFKNRKKINSTTLYSTNLVFSDLLFCIALPTRIAYYALGFHWPFGEALCRITALLFYINTYAGVNFMTCLSIDRFFAVVHPFRYKIRRIKYAKGICVFIWFLVFSQTFPLLIQPMSQEEKERTTCMEYPNFEKIAHLPFILLAACLVGYLIPLGIILFCYSQISCKLFQTAKENPLTEKSGINKKAINTIIFVIIVFIICFTPYHVAIIQHMIKKLQNEPSCTEKKIFQKSLHYTVFLMNFNCCLDPFIYFFACKGYKRTVMKILRRQVSVSISSAVRSHHEESSRDVGETQMMVLAKSSNGKLPEK